The Trichoderma breve strain T069 chromosome 2, whole genome shotgun sequence DNA segment CAGATCCAACGCTTATGGAAGAGGTCACAGTGCGGAACCCTCTCCCGCAGCACACAATGGCTGAAGCTTTTCTATCCCCCATCATCGGCCCCAATGTGATCGCAACCGTCAATGGCCCCGTTTGGAAGAGACTGCACAATGCCATGGCTCCAGCATTCTCATGGTCTCACATACGCACTCTAACTGCCGTCATGGTTGATGAGTGCGCCTTGTACCGTGCCGCCCTTGCGAAATATGCCAAATCTGGAGAAGTCTTCTCCGTCGAAGAGCTGTCCGCAAGGCTCATCTTTGACGTCATTGGTCGTGTTGTCTTCAACTTCCGTCTTCATGCTCAGACAGCCGACAGCCCGTACTTAAATGACCTTAGGGAATTAGTTGACCTCGCCCACAACCAAACAGATCTGGTTGCAAGCTACAACCCCATCGCACGAGTGGCAAAGTGGTGGAAGAAACGCAAGGTCCTGGGCAGACTTCATCCTTTAATCCTCGGCAAAATTAAGGACAGGTTAGACTTATTGTTGAACGAGGGGATTACGCCATCCAGAAAGGACCCGAGCAGCATTCTAGATCTGATGCTCCGAGAACATATACTGCAATCTGAATCGAGCGGTGGAGGTAaaacagcaaagcaaatTAGTCTATCAGACACGGATACCCAGCTGCTTCTGACTAAGTTAGTGCTCTTTCGTTCGTTCGTTCATTCGTTTATTCATCTACTTGCCAATTTGCCCTAGCTAACAGGTTATTTGTATAGCATTAAGGGATTGCTTCTTGGTGGTCATGGTACTACCACTGACAGCTTATGCGTGCGTACAACTTGTTCCCTTATCGGACTTGCTACTATTATACTAACTTAATCTAGTACATTCTCATGCTTCTGTCACAAGCTCCAACAGCGCTTAGAAAAATGCGACAAGAGCACGATGACGTCTTCGGCAAAGACTTTGATGGTACTGTAGAATTGCTACTAGACACACCAGCAAAGCTTCAGGATCTTCCATATACAGACGCTATCATCAAGGAGTCCCTCCGCTTGTTCCCAGTGGGCTTCACAGTTAGGGAAGCAGATGCCGGTGCCAAGCTTACAGTTCAAGGTAAGAGGTATCCAATTGATAGGCACCAGGGTGTTGTCTTGAATGGCCACGATATCCACTATaactcgggcttcttccCGAACCATACCGAGTTTCGCCCTGAGCGTTGGTTAGATTCAGAAGAAGGAGTTCCACGGTCGTATTTCAGGACTTTTGGTCGTGGGCCCCGCGCATGTCTGGGACAGAACCTCGCCATGAATGAGCTCAAGGTCATTTTACTAATGATCGTTCGTGATTTTGAGTTTGAGTGTGCTGGCCTCGAACCAAATGCAAAACCGAAGACGTCGTATACAAACCTCGATACAATTTTTGGGGATATCATCTTCCAGGAATTGGGAATAGAAGCAAGGCCGAGGGgagggatgatgatgacagtcAAGAGGAATATATGATATAAATCTAACCCTAAGTCTAGCCGATCCGGCCAATAGTCAAATCACCGGGAGCAT contains these protein-coding regions:
- a CDS encoding cytochrome p450 domain-containing protein — protein: MEVFKTISSLAAGHPVAFALWSLVSAFAFQVLQRGYRHRRFYRNLPGPPHSALWGHLKVLGEVSATIPQNSHPQAYYTEIARKYNLEGIFYLDLWPIADSSVVLTDPTLMEEVTVRNPLPQHTMAEAFLSPIIGPNVIATVNGPVWKRLHNAMAPAFSWSHIRTLTAVMVDECALYRAALAKYAKSGEVFSVEELSARLIFDVIGRVVFNFRLHAQTADSPYLNDLRELVDLAHNQTDLVASYNPIARVAKWWKKRKVLGRLHPLILGKIKDSILDLMLREHILQSESSGGGKTAKQISLSDTDTQLLLTNIKGLLLGGHGTTTDSLCYILMLLSQAPTALRKMRQEHDDVFGKDFDGTVELLLDTPAKLQDLPYTDAIIKESLRLFPVGFTVREADAGAKLTVQGKRYPIDRHQGVVLNGHDIHYNSGFFPNHTEFRPERWLDSEEGVPRSYFRTFGRGPRACLGQNLAMNELKVILLMIVRDFEFECAGLEPNAKPKTSYTNLDTIFGDIIFQELGIEARPRGGMMMTVKRNI